Proteins from one Brevibacillus humidisoli genomic window:
- a CDS encoding lipoate--protein ligase family protein, translating into MSLVGLPAHFTIMDVSSMAMTGDAFYPFAVDEVYGKQVGQEQLGPIVHIWRHRNAFVLGTRDRKLPYLSEAIGWLERQGYQVTVRNSGGAAVPLDPGVVNLSLILPNPRGHLDVQHHFELMAALIGHSLEHHSDRIETGEVGGAYCPGEFDVSIKGKKFCGIAQRRQTRAVVVQAFVLVEGSGEERGRLVQQFYEIASGGSTTVDYPKVEPESMASLSELTGALSAETYVKWVRALLCSGGEAQAYQHYRLFSPEEVEKTIAGYRQRYQLNR; encoded by the coding sequence ATGAGCTTAGTTGGCTTGCCTGCACATTTTACCATCATGGACGTCTCCTCTATGGCAATGACAGGAGATGCGTTTTACCCGTTTGCCGTAGATGAAGTGTATGGCAAGCAGGTGGGACAAGAGCAACTGGGGCCGATCGTGCACATCTGGAGACACCGGAACGCTTTCGTGCTCGGCACCAGAGATCGCAAGCTCCCTTATCTATCAGAGGCAATCGGCTGGTTGGAGCGTCAGGGCTATCAAGTGACAGTCCGTAACTCGGGAGGGGCTGCCGTACCACTAGACCCTGGCGTTGTCAACCTTTCCCTAATCTTGCCAAATCCCCGAGGGCATCTGGACGTACAGCACCATTTTGAGCTGATGGCAGCTCTGATCGGCCATAGCCTGGAACATCATTCCGACCGAATCGAAACAGGCGAGGTGGGGGGTGCCTACTGTCCGGGTGAGTTCGATGTAAGCATCAAGGGGAAAAAGTTTTGCGGCATTGCCCAGAGAAGGCAGACCAGAGCAGTTGTGGTGCAGGCGTTCGTACTGGTAGAAGGAAGTGGAGAGGAGAGAGGGAGGCTGGTCCAACAATTTTATGAGATCGCCTCAGGGGGATCAACGACAGTGGATTATCCCAAGGTAGAGCCGGAGAGCATGGCTAGTCTCTCAGAGCTGACCGGTGCTCTCTCTGCGGAAACCTATGTCAAGTGGGTACGAGCGTTGCTTTGCTCAGGTGGCGAAGCGCAGGCGTATCAGCACTATCGCCTGTTCTCCCCCGAGGAAGTAGAAAAGACAATAGCAGGGTATCGCCAACGATATCAACTGAATCGGTAA
- a CDS encoding sigma-54-dependent Fis family transcriptional regulator, whose amino-acid sequence MINETLSNKVWKRFVQDGVIDSARINKRISESWFRCKNRSVNPYLGIGRQILQGEPFAKQQQKHQQLLSLTLPHVDKLSHFIQDTGMIALLIDPEGYVLSMKGEKRVLQYAREINFVEGVRWTEEEVGTNAIGTALHSQEPIAISGTEHYSVASHNWSCSAAPIRDEEGKLVGILDISCPVDRSYPQMLAIVSSIAYTVEQEWNRRREQDELELIRSTLEHAETHQPVTILNQKQQIVFVNQHVRKTVTKWPDKSEYQQLLSEYGYLERMRTPVFSKQHGGLIGYCVYLTDSAASASRLSVGFSSSPAIQFRGEAGTSRSFRRTLHQIERLSKSGANVFIRGESGTGKELIALAIHENGPHRNGPFIAVNCGAIPKELIESELFGYAEGAFTGSRRRGYKGKLEQAHGGTIFLDEIGEIPHQMQVALLRVLQERKVTPIGSDEEIPIDIRVISATHRNIYQLVREGRFREDLFYRLHVFPLHVPPLRERKEDIPHLIRYYCQKNDLQLPLTPAHIQRLIEYEWPGNIRELFNTLERIHVIPEDEIPLLLEELLGAGGSIADGASIDEEVSSTVRFPTSENRLCEVQSGRLTYREEIERQTIIQALQKTNGNASMAAKLLAMPRSTFYRKLRKYRL is encoded by the coding sequence ATGATCAACGAAACGCTTTCAAACAAGGTCTGGAAACGTTTTGTTCAAGATGGTGTAATCGACTCTGCTCGAATTAATAAGCGGATTTCTGAATCGTGGTTTCGCTGTAAGAACAGAAGTGTCAATCCTTATCTAGGTATCGGCCGCCAAATCCTTCAAGGTGAGCCCTTTGCCAAACAGCAGCAAAAACATCAACAACTGCTGTCACTCACGCTGCCCCATGTGGACAAACTCTCCCATTTTATTCAGGATACCGGTATGATTGCATTGCTGATCGATCCCGAGGGGTATGTGCTATCGATGAAAGGTGAAAAGAGGGTGCTGCAATATGCCCGGGAGATCAATTTTGTAGAAGGGGTGCGCTGGACGGAAGAAGAAGTAGGCACCAATGCGATCGGAACGGCGCTCCATTCGCAGGAGCCAATCGCGATCAGCGGCACCGAGCACTACTCTGTCGCTTCCCACAATTGGAGCTGTTCCGCTGCCCCGATCCGTGACGAAGAGGGAAAACTGGTCGGTATCCTGGACATCTCCTGCCCAGTCGACCGCAGTTATCCCCAGATGCTGGCCATTGTCTCGTCCATCGCCTATACCGTTGAACAAGAGTGGAACAGACGGCGTGAACAGGATGAGCTGGAACTGATTCGCTCTACCCTGGAGCATGCCGAAACCCATCAACCTGTGACCATCCTGAACCAGAAGCAGCAGATCGTCTTTGTCAACCAACATGTACGGAAAACGGTCACGAAATGGCCCGACAAGTCCGAATATCAGCAACTGCTGAGCGAGTACGGATACCTGGAACGTATGCGAACCCCCGTCTTCTCCAAACAACACGGAGGGTTAATCGGGTACTGTGTTTATTTGACGGATTCTGCGGCATCTGCTTCTCGTCTCTCCGTAGGCTTTTCTTCTTCTCCAGCGATTCAGTTCCGGGGGGAAGCAGGTACAAGCCGTTCCTTTCGACGCACACTGCACCAGATTGAACGACTCTCCAAGAGCGGTGCAAATGTGTTTATCAGAGGGGAGAGCGGTACAGGCAAGGAACTGATCGCTCTGGCCATCCACGAAAATGGCCCCCATAGAAATGGTCCGTTTATTGCCGTGAATTGTGGTGCCATTCCCAAAGAGCTGATTGAAAGCGAATTGTTTGGCTATGCCGAGGGAGCCTTTACCGGATCACGCCGTCGTGGGTACAAGGGAAAACTGGAACAGGCGCACGGAGGAACCATATTTCTGGACGAGATTGGAGAAATTCCTCACCAGATGCAGGTTGCATTGCTGCGTGTCCTGCAGGAACGGAAGGTAACCCCGATTGGCAGCGACGAGGAGATTCCGATCGATATTCGCGTGATCTCCGCTACCCACCGTAATATTTACCAGCTGGTGCGGGAAGGACGATTTCGCGAGGATTTGTTTTATCGTCTGCATGTTTTTCCGCTGCATGTGCCGCCGCTGCGTGAGAGAAAAGAAGATATCCCACACTTGATTCGCTATTACTGCCAAAAAAACGACTTGCAGCTGCCGTTGACACCTGCCCATATCCAGCGGCTGATTGAGTATGAATGGCCGGGAAATATTCGGGAGTTGTTTAACACGCTGGAGCGCATCCATGTGATCCCCGAGGATGAAATCCCGCTGCTGCTGGAGGAATTGCTCGGTGCAGGCGGATCGATCGCAGATGGGGCTTCCATAGATGAGGAGGTTTCCTCGACGGTGCGCTTTCCGACTTCAGAAAACAGGTTGTGCGAGGTCCAGAGCGGGCGGTTGACCTATCGGGAGGAAATAGAGAGACAAACCATTATCCAGGCTTTGCAGAAAACAAACGGAAACGCTTCCATGGCGGCCAAACTGTTGGCTATGCCGCGGAGTACGTTTTACCGGAAATTACGAAAGTACCGACTGTAA